CCGACCAGAATCAGTGGCGATTCTGCCTCAGCcagggtcttgatgatgatctctAGCTCTGTCTGTGGAATAGCAGCAGGTACAACAGGCTGCCATTCCTCCTGCTTCAGAGAGTAGGCAGggatgtcttcttccatgacttCTCGCGCACCGACCATGTAGACAGGGCCAGGAACATCACTTGTGGCAAACTGGAGAGCCCGGCTGGTCAGctgcttgatgttcttgccCGTCTTGAACTCTCCAGCATAGCGGCAATACTGAGCAACAATAGCTCTCTGGTCGTGCGCATCCTGTAGCCAATGGATATGCTCAGTGCGTGAACCCCTCATCTCACCCTCGAGGGTGAATGGGGAGAGTCCAGCAAAGACGAAGACTGGAGTACGAGAGCAGGAGGCGTTATGCATGGCACATCCCAGCATCTGGGTGCCGACATCAACATGTACAAGCACACATTGAGGCGTGCCAGTGACACGGGCGAATCCATCAGCCATTGACATAGCCACGAACTAACATCAAAGAGTTAGAACGAACCTATTTCTCAGATGAGGAACTGCACGGAAATGCAAGTCTCTAGGCAGGAGTGGTAAGACGTACCTCATGGGGACATGTGATAACCGTGGGGAACTTGACGTCGTCTAGCTCTCTCGCCTTTGCAAGCGCCTCCATGATGGCTGGATGGTCTGATCCGAGGTTGGCAAAGACATAGCGAACACCAGCCTACAGCACAGCAACTCAATCAATCTATTGTTTATTGCCTGAGGCATTGTAAATAGTGCCGACACAGTAATGTCTTACCTCGTAAAGGGCTTCAAAGAAGGCAAAAGACGCAGAATAGGTTGTTCTATAACACAATGGGTCAGCCACAATGGTCATACTCTACTGGTGATAAAAAGCAGGTCTGGAAACAATATCAGCGATAGCCCAAGTGATACGTACAGGCGTGCCATGGTTGGACGGAATGAGAGAAAGATATGATGCAAGTGGTAGGATGACGACAAGTGGAGGTTAACTACAGCTGGCACTTGCAAACAGCATGGACTACAGGTGGCAGTTGTATATAATGAaacatggtgttttggtgtCTAGTCGGCATCTATTACCCCAAGTAGTAAGGTGAATGGATAGCCCTAGAGAGGGACGTGTCTAGAGGAAATCTTCCGGTCCGGGCTGTGATGGCTTTGAGCCGTCAACCCCACCGACTCGAAGTAGCACTACGGCTAGCTTCCGAAGTCTGGAACCAATGTCTTTTCCGTTCCTACTTTTGCGCGTATTGATGTATGATTTTCTATTGTGCTAGACTAGGCCTTGTTAGGCGTCGCCAATCGGTTCTCACTGCTGGTATCGGCGTCCTCTGAAGGTCGGTCGAGATTGCACATGCAGTCTGCTGGTATATCGGATTCCCCTCTTGCTGTAAGATTTTACGCCAGCGTCATTGTCTCCGTTGTATGGTAAAGTACCTTTTAATCTCCATTGTCTCTAAGACGCATACTATGGTTTATTATTGCACCTCTCTAATTGATCAatcgatgtcaaggctcATCATTTGCCGCAAATCTAAAGAAATCCATTGATCTAGCACATGAAAATTCTCAATTAACTAAATCTTGTGGAAAAACAGTCTGGTACAGCAATGACCAAATATTCCATAGAAATGCTTTACATACATCTCCTAAGGAAGCCCATCTTTGGCCCCGGTCGTGTGAATAATTGGTACTTTATCTTACTAGAATCAACTGGTGGAGGTCATTGTCAGCATAGGCACAGATGGCTCACAATTAATGAAACTGAATGATACTCAAATAAACAACACTACTCTTACTTGACTCTATAGGAGATAAAAAACTAATAAAAGATATTTTCATAGAATCATTTAGCCTGCAAACGCTTCCTGTACTCGTCCATGACACCACTGTAATCTTGAGGAGTGTACGGAGACGTGAGCTCAGCGTAAAAGGACGGCTTGCGACGATTCTTGACGCCAaggtccttgagaagcataTCAACGTAAGGAACGccttcaaagacaaaatCAGGCAGGCTGGCTCCATAGCCAGCAGGGTAGCGCCATTTACCCCATTGAGTATGCATCATGACTTCGTTTGTGATATCCTCCTGAGATTTACTTTCTCGAACCAACTTGTTGTCAAAATAAGCAGAGATCCACACTCCCTGCATCGAAGCACAGACTGCCGTTGTAACAGACGAGATCATGCCAGCAAAGGCAATGTTGCGCTTGCTAAGGAAAGCAGGAGGGACTATAAAGCGGTAGTTCCGCAGAGGCTCAGCGTTGGGGCGAGGGGGAGAGCGAAGCTTGGGCTGTTGCTTGAGCTGGGGGAACTGCTTCTTCACGCGGGCATCAAACTCAGAGTTGAGCTGGGCCTGCTCCTTCGGCCCAAACGGTAGACCGAAAGCGTGCTCGCCGAGATTGGAAAACTTGACGAGCgactccttcttccaccCTGTAGAACAGATCATGCTAtctgccttgagcttcttcccGGACTCTAGAAGAACTTGACCGGGCTCAAGACGCTCGACGTTGTCGATGTGGACGCGGATCTTTCCATCACGGACCAAGTCAAAGAAATccttgttgaagttgagaataCTGAGGCCACTGCCAATCCAGAACACGTCATACCAcggcttcagcttctttgttTCTGGGTGGTTATCGTAGTTGATCTGGTTCAAAACGTCGTTGCCCATTGATCTCCAAAATAAGCGCACAATCATGCGACCAACTGCCGTACCATGAAGAAAGCGCCGGATCCCTCCGAAGCCATCCTCGTGGccccaagggcaaggagcAAACCATGTCATGAAACGAACAGTCAAGGTCTTGTCAATGCGAGCCTTCAGGGGCGTCACCCATCGAGGGGCAATCCACACAGGGCCGTTGGTCTCCGGCTTGACAATCAGATCGACTTGAGCTCCAGCATCAACCATGGCGTATGCAACATCATAGGCAGATTTGGCACCACCGACCACAATGGCATTCTTGACgtccttgacctcatcgGCTCGAGAACAAAACTCTTTGGCATGAAAAAGAGGCTTGCCAAAGCTCTCGCTGCCTTGAAAGTAGGGCATGTTGGGAGTAGAGGTGAGGCCAGTGGCGACAACTATTCTTTTGGCTTTGATTTGACGTTCACCCTGTGGGCTTGTCACAGTAAGGTTCCAGCCATCATCGCTGGTCTGCTCTACCTGGCCGACTGTGCTGTTGAATTGGGTTCTCTCAAGTATGCCATGATTGCGGGCATAATCAGTAAGATACTTGTGCAGAACCTTGCCAGGAATGTGATCGTTCTCCTCCACACCGTAGATGGCTTTGCTCATAGGGAAGTCAGGAAACTCATAGGTCCCAATCATGTTGTTGGACTTGAGACCTGGGTACAGTCTGTTGGCCGACCATGTTCCTCCAATGGAGTCATTTGCCTCAAGGATGgcaaccttctcatcagggTGCGTTTCAATATAGGCTTTGGAGGCGCCAAGGCCGAACCAACCTGTGATGACTTCAGTTGGTGTGGATTCTACACGGTAAGGGGAGTTGGAACTCACCAGAGCCAATGACGACCAAGTCATATGATTCTGACATGTTTGGTAATGTAAGATAGGTCTGTTTTGTTGCAGTGAGATAGAAGAGACAGAGTGAACACGCAGAGGAACTACGAATGCAAACGGACTGGATAAAGTGGGTGTCTTCTACGACATAGAATGGCCTGTTGTTCTTTTACACCATGATAAGCTTTCCTAATCTCATGTTACAGCGTTTGGGACCCCCTGCTCCAAACCAACGTGCGGCATTCCCCAGGTGGCATTTCTCAACCCTACAACTCCGAAGCAAAGAATAGAAGGAATAGCGTCTGCATCAACATAAACCTTGCACTAGTGCTGCAACGGCCTTATCGGAGAGGACTAGGAGGTTCCGGAAGTGGCCCCACCTTTCCGAGCGTGATTATGGAACCGTCCGAAACAATGGACCCGGAACCCAGTCGGAGGTCTTTAGGAAGGAAGAGATAAGCTGGACACGCTCTGTCTTGGGCTGAGATCTCTCTGAAGCATGATAAGCGGAATATTCATCATCCAGAAAGCTTAATTCGACACTTGGTAGATCCATGCTGTGGAATAATCAGAACGCGTTCACTCCTTCTATCCTTCATGAGAGACCGACAATAGGAGGATAAACATTGAGTACAACTGCGTTGAAATGATCATCTCAACTAACTTGCGGAGGAGCATACTGAGTTCGGGCTTCTTATTCGTAGGTAATGTGTCCGTCAATCTGTCCAGCGTCCAACCCACCCATAATCTTGATGTCTGTAGCCGTAATGTGTCTAGACGCATCGCTAAAGAGATAAATAATAGCGGGCGTAAGGTCATTTGGGTCGCTGAGGCGCCTCAACGGCGGGGCCTGGTATGGCTGCTTTGCATCCCGCTCACTCTGAGTGGCCAACACATCCCTGAACATCTGAGAATCTACGTACCCAGGGGAGATGGAGTTGACGCGAATCTTGTGCTTGGCTAGCTCTACCCCGATTGCTTTTGTGAGCATAAGAACGCCGCCCTTGGACGCGTTGTAGGAGGACATGCGGCAACCTGGAATGGCGATATGAGCGCACTGagatgccatcatgacaatgCTACCAGGGGTGCCTTGCTTGATCAGCTGCTTGACCACGCGCTGAACAGTGAAGTATGTTCCTCGCACCTGTAAAGGAAATGTTAGACAGCAAACAGAGTCTTGGGGAGGATGGCTCCTACATTAATTTCCTGAATGCGCGTGAAATCCTCCCACGACTGGTCAACAAATGGTTTGTTGCAGTTGATCCCTGCGCAGGGCAGACATCCATCGAGAGATCCGAGGGCCTCAATGGCCTGATCGACACCAGCATTTAAGCTATCAAGTATGGTGACGTCGGTCTGGAAGTAGTAAACCTTGGTACCAAACTCTTCTTCGACGCTAGAGAATGCATCCTTCGATTTGGCTTGAATGTCTAGAACGGCGACATTGGCGCCCAGTTCGCAGAGAGACCGCACAGCTGCGAAGCCGATACCTCCGAGGCCGCCGGTCACAATATAATTGCGACCGCGCAGCTCGAACATGGGGCGGACATTGTGAAGCTTGATATCTGCCATGGTTCAAAGTCGATGGTATACTTGTGCAAGGATATATTGGTTACTTGAGATTGTGGTCAGACTGATTTGAGACAACACGGAGTATGCTGTCCTGTCGAGCGGAATACGCTTGCAAACGAGGTAGGCTTGACGCTTTATGCTGGCTGGGCCATTTGGCTTACCCCACACACTCCTCGGACCTGTCTTTGAGAGCCGCTACACCGTCCGTCATTCCGTGTTCTCCGGTAAAGTCCCGATCGATAACTCACAGCCGCCTGTGACCTGCACTGGGACAAATAGGTGGGGAATGCTTCAACTGCTGTACTTATTATCACATTATCACGGTAATTTTATATAGAGAGCGTCACTAGTGCAAAGCCATGACTTAAGATACTTAAAGTTGAAATAGTAACCTGAAAGCTATGATAGTAAAACATCGTGATATCTATCATACCATCCCTGATCAGACTTTACGAAGACCAAACGCAAACATCTCATTCGACTCTACAGCCTCTTTGTCCCTCATCTTGTTAGCAGTCTCCACGCCAGCGACTGGGACGCGGTATTCCAATTTCTCTTGACCCTGCGAATTGGGTAGTGGGTGAGGATATGGCAGGTAAGAAGGCATCAAACCCAACTGCGCTAACACTGTTCCCTGGTCCCAGCCAATGTGTTCATGATAAAGCCGGTCTCCACGGATGTTGACAACAGCAGTGAATGGTACTTCAAGCTTTCGCCCCGTGGGAGGGATCCCTGGTGCACTAGTGATAGTAGAAACGTCAGTTGGCATATTCACGGGTAGGATGTATTAGTTTGTAAGACATACAGCCAGTCAATCTGGGAATGGTGAGTGCATATAAAAAGAAACTCGTCGATGACTCGATCAATGCCGAGAGATCTGCTAATGAGGTAGGTTTCCGTATCTGGAGGGTTCTGGAAAATGAAGTGGTCGCGGTAGAAGGCGGTCAGTTTCTCCCGGCCGATCCCACCTGTCATCTAGGTATTACGAGTCAGTTGCTATAACTCTTTACACAAATATGCAAGGGAGGAGGGCAATTACCGTAGGCACATGATTAACATATGGCTCTTGTACCATAGTGCTCATGGTATTCTCCACGGAGCGGTTTTCGAACTCCCAATAGGTATGTTCATCCCAGATAACTTCTAGATCAAAGTATGGTCCGTTCATAAGAGGCTTCAAGAAGCTAAGACTTCGGCTGTGAGAAACAGATTCCATGTTGTAGCTGAAGTCTTTGCTAAAGGGAGTGCCGAACAAGTACGATGTTGCTTCCGGGTAGTTGTAAGCTGTCACCGCTTTTGTACGCTGCAAGCGTTTGGAGGCCTTCCCagcaagatgatgcagctgtGGGACCTCTGAGGAAGTGATTGCAGATACATCGTTATCCCCAATATCGCCGAAGATTACAGCACCTGAGATCTGGGGGAATGAGTCGACATGTGGAGCTATTTGATTCCAAAGCGGCGTCGAGTATGCTACAAGGACATCTGTTAGCTCGTCAATCCGGCCTTTCAATAATTTAAAACTTACCTATGACACCAACGACGTTCTTGGGCTCAGTAGATTTCGTAGCTTCGAGCTCCTTTAGCGCCAGACTCAGAGCTTCACCAGGGTTGGCTAGCCCAGCCTCTGTGATCTCAGCGACAGTGTAGCCCTCTTCTGCCCATTTCATCAATGGAGACGGCACACATCCGTCGATCCGCAGTGTATCACTGGTGGCCTTGCCAGTCTCGGACACGAGGATGATTAATCCTGGTCCGGAACCCCGTCTGCTAAGAGGTTCAAGAATTGTAAGGCTGGCTGTAGGGCTGTGCAGACGAGTAGCTGGGAGAACTGGAGACACGAAGAAATTGTTTTCCGTCATGATGAGGGTTAATATGAATTATGCAATGATTTTGTTGTACTTTGCTACTaggcttggccttgaacACAAGAAGTGTGATGGTATAGTGCCTCAGGGTTTCTTTTATGAAGGCGGAGCCTGTGTCACCTTGTGATATACGGATATACGGTTCAGGCAAATCGAATATTCGGCCTTTCCATTCTCGAACAAAAGGGCAGCAAAGATGCAGGGCCTATTGGCTCATTCCTTCGTCTGAGTCCCTTGCTCACGACCTCAAACCTGCTACAGCTATTCCGCACCAGGTAAAGTAGTCGCATAGCTACTGAGACCCGGCGGCTTCCATGGGTCAGACACCGTTCTACGGATTGGAGTTCCGTCGCATATGGGTATGAATCATATGATAAAGGTAGTTTCCGAAGCCCAAGCCGTTCCGCTCCAACATGATTGGAGATACAATCCAACCACTCATCACTGTTTTACCCCGCTTCTTTCGGCTGTCATGCCACCCGACTTATTTCCTATCTATGTGCGCTACACGAGTCATTCACTAATTTTCCATGTCTGAATTAGGAAGCCCGAGATACGATTATGGCAAGCTTGCTCTTTAGGTCAGGTGTGCACTGAGAcgttgacttgacttgatccGTGGGTGTAAGGCTAATTGGACATCCGATCCGAGATTACGATGCATGGACATCAGAAGATAAGCATTATCATGGGAAGGTTCAACAATGGAAGAGAAGTCAGGATAGAATTAATTATCAAAAAGCAATCGATTGTGATTCTATCTGGACTTCAGACTCTTGTGGCCGGGTTTTCTCAAATGATGGAGCAACAGATGAGAGATAGAGAACAGTGTCCAACAGAATTCGACACGACTCCTCGAATGAATCGATGATCCTAATTCTGCCATCTGAAGCCCGGGTGTCGCCAttcaaggtcttggatcTCCGACAGAGTCTTGCCAGCTAATTCCCTCTCCACATCCACGCCTGACCTTCTCTTATTGCTCCTCTCGATTGTGAAATACATACAGATGCCAATCAAAAAGATAGATGATTGTGCTGCCAGATTGAGACCGTTACCAATGCGATACTCGGGTCCATCGAAAGGGAGGAATGCCCAAGTTGATACCAAACCTCCAATGTTACCAAGCATCACGTTGAAGGCGACCGCAGAAGACCGAGAAGTATCCGAGATGACGTTTGCTGAGACATGGGCATTGGGGAATGCTCCCATCGCGAAGATGCCGCATACTGGCAGGAACGTTGCCGCATAGCGCACATGCGGATTAGATGTTGCCAGAAACATGCTGTACCCTATCATTGAGAACGGTGCACATATGATAAGGAATATGCCGCGCTTGTCCACCTTCCAGCTTATATAGCAGAATAGCATGCATATGATTGTGCCCAGGACGTTTGGTGGAACTGTGAGAAGCTGCTGGTTTTGTACGGAGTGCTGAGGAAAGATTGTGCGAACAATGGtaggaagaaagaaggacaGGCCATGAAcagtgatgaagttgaagaaagataTCACGGCTGTCGGGATTACCACTGGATTCAGGATGCCTCGGAGCATTCTCTTGGTACCAAACTTGTCGATAATCTCGGTCGTTCCGACTCTCTCTGACATGATTCTTGTATTTGCCAATACCTTCTGCTCTGGTGATAACCAGGTAGCAGTTTCGACTCTATCAGTGAGCGTGAAAAATGAGATCACCCCCACTGCACAGGTCACAGTGCCTTCAACCGCGGGTATTAGCAATGCTTGTTCATCAAGAAATCGGCAGACGTGGGGAGTCTTACCTTCAATCGCAAAGATCATCCTCCATGAATGCAAGGAGCCGAAGCTTTCAAGACGCAAAATGGCAGAGGCAAGCAGGCCCCCAAATGCACCcgccaaggaggccgagatgATAACGAACGAAAGCCGAAAGGTCAGTTCACTGCGCCGATACCAACGCGAGAGGTAATACACATTCGCTGGTAGCATGGCCGCTTCGAAGACGCCAAGTAAGAACCGGAGTCCGCACAGAGTCGAGAAATCATTGACAAAGGCCGTGCAGGTGGTGCAGATACCGAAGCCGAGACAGCATGCAGGTATGAACCAACCCGGCCCTATCCGCTTGCACAGGAGATTCAGAGGGATCTCAAACAGAATGTAGGAGATGTAAAAGATGGACAGGGAAATATTAAAGTCGTAACCCTGCATCTTCAAGTCGGCCTCCAAACCTGCGATCTTGGCGTTGCCTGCAGAGTTATCAGAAACATGCTTGGGAGTAGTTGCCTTGGTATGCTCACCAATGTTTGCGCGATCAATGAAACAAAGCACTGAATAGCAAGTGTATTAGCTACGCCTCGTCTATGGCTTTGAATTCTTGAGACGTACAGTAAATAATCGTAACCGTGGGCAATATACGAAGATCCATCTTCCATCGAAGTTTGGACTCCAACGCTTCGTCAATGGGTATCGCTGGTTGGCCATATCTGTAACTCGTGGTTAGTACTCTCTATCCATCGATCCAAGACTTATCTTGGCGTCCTACTGGTGCACTGTGCCCTCCTCGATATCTTGCGTATCTGAAGACTTCTCGAGGGAGAATGGGGCTTCAGATTTAGGACGTGTGGGTGATGGCTCCATTTTggcaacaagacaagacactTAACTTATGTTTAGTGAAGTGAAGAATAAAGTTTTAGAGTTTGGGGCTGGTTTCGATTTATATAGCTAATCTACTGGATTAATATGTTGCAAATGGCAATATTCCGATACGACGGAAATAAAGGTAATAACGGAATTAGTTAATATGCTTGGCATTGTTGGTATTACTTACCTGTTTACGCAGGGTCTTACCCGATATACAGTCGGATAAGGGAATGCGGAAGACTGTTGTGTATT
This region of Fusarium verticillioides 7600 chromosome 3, whole genome shotgun sequence genomic DNA includes:
- a CDS encoding carboxymethylenebutenolidase: MTENNFFVSPVLPATRLHSPTASLTILEPLSRRGSGPGLIILVSETGKATSDTLRIDGCVPSPLMKWAEEGYTVAEITEAGLANPGEALSLALKELEATKSTEPKNVVGVIAYSTPLWNQIAPHVDSFPQISGAVIFGDIGDNDVSAITSSEVPQLHHLAGKASKRLQRTKAVTAYNYPEATSYLFGTPFSKDFSYNMESVSHSRSLSFLKPLMNGPYFDLEVIWDEHTYWEFENRSVENTMSTMVQEPYVNHVPTMTGGIGREKLTAFYRDHFIFQNPPDTETYLISRSLGIDRVIDEFLFICTHHSQIDWLAPGIPPTGRKLEVPFTAVVNIRGDRLYHEHIGWDQGTVLAQLGLMPSYLPYPHPLPNSQGQEKLEYRVPVAGVETANKMRDKEAVESNEMFAFGLRKV